From Paenibacillus sp. PK3_47, the proteins below share one genomic window:
- a CDS encoding nucleotidyltransferase domain-containing protein: MTEIEQSILGELRRIESEDNVRILYACESGSRAWGFPSRDSDYDVRFIYLRRPEDYLSIFEQRDVIERPISDLLDINGWDLKKALLLFRKSNPPLLEWLQSPIKYEENYKVAEQVRSLSPLSFSPKSCIYHYLNMARGNYREYLQGSEVKIKKYFYVLRPLLACAWIEKYGEVPPLDFTVLVNDLIPEGSELSDTIQKLLLRKMSGDELNLEPRLDDINDYLERQISHFEAAAPRLDSGNGIADDTLDELFRSALLEVWGQESRWTAARPDQ, encoded by the coding sequence ATGACCGAAATAGAACAATCCATCCTGGGCGAGCTGCGCCGAATAGAGTCAGAAGATAATGTCCGTATTCTGTATGCCTGCGAGTCCGGCAGCCGGGCCTGGGGATTTCCGTCAAGGGATAGCGATTATGATGTGCGGTTTATCTATTTGCGGCGACCGGAGGACTATCTCTCGATTTTTGAACAGCGGGATGTCATTGAACGCCCAATCAGCGATTTGCTGGATATTAACGGCTGGGATCTGAAGAAGGCTCTCTTGCTGTTCCGCAAATCCAATCCGCCGCTGCTGGAGTGGCTGCAGTCCCCGATCAAGTATGAAGAAAATTATAAGGTGGCTGAGCAAGTCCGCAGTCTTTCACCGCTTAGCTTCTCGCCCAAGTCCTGTATTTACCACTATCTGAATATGGCCAGGGGCAATTACCGGGAGTATCTTCAGGGCAGTGAAGTCAAAATCAAAAAATATTTCTATGTGCTTCGGCCGCTGCTGGCCTGTGCCTGGATTGAGAAATACGGTGAGGTTCCTCCCCTGGATTTTACAGTGCTGGTCAATGATCTGATTCCGGAAGGCAGCGAACTGAGTGACACTATACAAAAACTGCTCCTCCGCAAAATGTCCGGTGATGAGCTGAATCTGGAGCCCCGGCTGGATGACATTAACGATTATCTGGAACGGCAGATCTCTCATTTTGAAGCAGCGGCTCCCCGTTTAGATTCGGGTAATGGTATAGCAGATGACACGCTGGATGAGCTGTTCCGCAGTGCGCTGCTTGAGGTATGGGGGCAGGAGAGCCGCTGGACTGCAGCGAGGCCCGATCAATGA
- a CDS encoding 3' terminal RNA ribose 2'-O-methyltransferase Hen1, with protein MHLIIKAAGEGAGMLSHLLAKNPNNLYDRNDKEARVRIVFTSSSEEEAEAVIYVTPDPVELVKGASAAHSDITQYINDREFVTSSLFCSYIRAALGTALNGKPKEAVLPWVEYPLTLTLSFGPVASNLPDHTLEELFSALGYKVQVERGNAEYSFDLKNRSSVRYLKLTGKQTLQTALRQLFVLIPALDDYKHYYISGEEVDKIRRYSEGWLEEHPLRGLILKRSLRFADAIKQYESQAGRGAARKITEAGPVPEAEGLTEDSGGAPAEPAFQGDKPPVPEPPKVRLNDLRYAAIADAVESLDARGSVVDFGSGEGKLSAILGSVPGVREIKAVEPSAVSQLRALERFAKLEGKPGVIVPEPVTGSLFYFDESLRSKDIIILCEVIEHIDEHRLGRVMNTILAQYAPRTLIVTTPNKEYNAVYEMDREEMRHGDHRFEWTREAFAAWCAGWTTEFDYSAEIRGIGESSEEFGCPTQMAIFTKEAASHD; from the coding sequence ATGCATTTAATTATAAAAGCGGCAGGGGAAGGGGCGGGAATGCTCTCCCACCTGCTGGCCAAAAACCCGAATAATCTCTACGACCGGAACGATAAGGAAGCCAGGGTACGGATTGTGTTCACTTCTTCTTCCGAAGAGGAAGCGGAGGCTGTCATTTACGTTACGCCTGATCCTGTGGAACTGGTAAAAGGGGCTTCTGCAGCCCACAGTGATATTACGCAGTATATCAACGACCGTGAATTTGTAACGAGCAGCCTGTTCTGTTCTTATATCCGCGCCGCGCTCGGGACTGCCCTTAACGGCAAGCCTAAAGAAGCTGTTTTACCCTGGGTTGAGTATCCCTTGACGCTTACGCTGTCGTTCGGGCCGGTAGCCTCCAATTTGCCTGACCACACGCTGGAGGAACTGTTCTCGGCACTGGGTTACAAGGTACAGGTGGAACGCGGAAATGCGGAATATTCCTTTGACCTGAAAAACCGCAGCTCCGTCCGTTATCTGAAGCTTACGGGGAAGCAGACACTGCAGACTGCACTCAGACAGCTGTTTGTGCTGATTCCGGCGCTGGATGATTATAAGCACTACTATATCAGCGGGGAAGAAGTGGACAAGATCAGACGGTATAGCGAAGGCTGGCTGGAAGAACATCCGCTGCGCGGGCTGATTCTTAAGCGTTCACTGCGTTTCGCCGATGCGATCAAGCAGTATGAAAGTCAGGCGGGCAGAGGGGCTGCCCGGAAAATTACAGAAGCGGGACCTGTTCCGGAGGCTGAAGGATTAACGGAGGATTCAGGCGGAGCACCTGCGGAACCTGCCTTCCAGGGGGATAAACCGCCGGTACCCGAGCCTCCCAAGGTCCGCTTGAATGATCTGCGTTATGCAGCTATTGCTGATGCGGTAGAGAGTCTTGATGCCAGGGGGAGTGTTGTTGATTTCGGCTCCGGCGAAGGCAAGCTGTCTGCCATCCTGGGCAGTGTGCCGGGTGTGCGGGAGATTAAAGCGGTGGAGCCTTCCGCGGTGTCACAGCTGCGTGCCTTGGAGCGTTTTGCCAAGCTGGAAGGCAAGCCGGGTGTAATTGTGCCTGAGCCGGTCACGGGCTCGCTGTTCTATTTCGATGAGTCTCTGCGCAGCAAGGATATAATAATTCTCTGCGAGGTTATTGAGCATATTGACGAGCATAGACTCGGCAGAGTGATGAATACTATTTTGGCACAGTACGCCCCAAGGACTTTAATTGTCACCACACCAAACAAGGAGTATAACGCGGTGTATGAGATGGACAGGGAGGAGATGCGCCACGGGGATCACCGTTTTGAGTGGACCCGGGAGGCTTTTGCCGCGTGGTGCGCAGGCTGGACAACGGAATTTGATTATTCGGCAGAAATAAGGGGCATCGGCGAAAGTTCGGAAGAGTTCGGCTGCCCGACCCAGATGGCCATATTTACAAAGGAGGCAGCATCCCATGACTGA
- a CDS encoding polynucleotide kinase-phosphatase codes for MTERQQGQRVIPFPHGGIIVLVGPSNSGKTTLLRRLVEEGTLLQTEIVSSDDYRTLVGDIDYVEWKGRPREEADIVYNDYQKLSKLAFEAMNTIVGMRCRLGRLTVVDATHLLPEYRAKYIELAAKHDLPCAAWVLDVPEQILLERDKGREQPRGRQRVKAQYAQFRRSLRGMREEGFEFTYFLKAEEDVRFIRKENPLLLDIGAGFDVIGDIHGCYDEMLELLGQLGYTPDDEGLFRHPDGRTLISAGDVMSRGPKSLETLSFWKQHCDAGAARMIDSNHGWKIARYLDGRSVTLSHGDEKFAAELAQYARDNGDGAADAFKKEMKQFLLSAPSHLVLCSNGVRRVVVAHAGIRDEYIGKQSRRISDFCRYGDTEGTDGSGKPVRKEWYVEHDSGELIVWGHDPRPYPAVVKNTINIDQGAVFGGALTAYRYPEGQFVSVKAQQDYAGDPDSPLIRWERGRFAPPNLRKFVEGYSVMTEAYGELSVRGEFVKAAIDTVSHFTVPLEELVYIPPTMSPPAVSADEAYLEHPREAFDYFRAQGVQKMIAEKKHMGSRAVLLLFRDAGAAVSYVGRPTLGTIYTRTGRSFFDSATEAEVLSRLNADLHAAGYFVKHSTDLLLLDAEIIPWNLKARELIATQYAHVAEAAQMDREHLLEKLKEAEQAGRDVSGWVQEMEEKLKNARVFREAFQKYCWDVSGLEGVRIAPFHTLAHSGQSYFDHSHLWHMEHNRELAGVSPLFMETEYRIISSEADEAEVIRWWEEMTEDGHEGIVIKPEVFITRNGKSMIQPAVKVRGRKYLHIIYGMDYLQPEHLARLKQRKTGKKERHALMECALSAESVERFIRKEPVERVHECVLAALALESDPVDPRL; via the coding sequence ATGACTGAAAGACAGCAAGGGCAGCGGGTGATCCCTTTTCCGCATGGAGGGATTATTGTACTGGTGGGCCCTTCCAACAGCGGTAAAACGACACTTCTCCGCCGGCTGGTGGAAGAGGGAACGCTGCTGCAGACGGAAATCGTCTCCTCTGATGACTACCGGACGCTGGTAGGGGATATTGATTACGTCGAATGGAAAGGCCGGCCCCGTGAGGAAGCGGATATTGTCTATAATGACTACCAGAAGCTGTCGAAACTGGCCTTTGAGGCAATGAATACGATAGTCGGCATGCGCTGCAGGCTGGGCAGACTGACTGTGGTTGATGCCACCCATCTGCTGCCTGAATACCGTGCCAAATACATTGAGCTGGCCGCAAAGCATGATCTGCCGTGTGCCGCCTGGGTCCTCGATGTGCCGGAGCAGATCCTGCTTGAGCGGGATAAAGGGCGTGAGCAGCCGCGCGGCAGACAGCGGGTGAAAGCGCAGTATGCCCAGTTCAGGCGTTCGCTGCGCGGTATGCGCGAGGAAGGCTTTGAATTCACTTATTTTCTGAAAGCAGAAGAGGATGTCCGGTTTATCCGAAAAGAGAACCCGCTGCTGCTGGATATCGGCGCCGGATTTGATGTCATTGGCGATATTCACGGCTGTTATGATGAAATGCTGGAGCTGCTCGGACAGCTTGGTTATACGCCTGATGATGAGGGTTTGTTCAGACATCCCGACGGAAGAACGCTGATCTCTGCCGGGGATGTAATGAGCCGCGGACCGAAATCACTGGAGACGCTGAGCTTCTGGAAGCAGCATTGCGATGCCGGAGCCGCGCGGATGATCGACAGCAACCATGGCTGGAAAATTGCCCGCTATCTTGATGGCCGCAGCGTTACGCTCAGTCACGGAGACGAGAAGTTTGCTGCGGAACTTGCGCAGTATGCCCGGGATAACGGTGACGGGGCTGCGGATGCATTTAAAAAAGAAATGAAGCAGTTTCTGCTCTCTGCGCCAAGTCATCTGGTTCTGTGCAGTAACGGCGTGCGCAGGGTTGTTGTTGCCCATGCCGGCATCCGTGATGAATATATCGGCAAACAGTCCAGGCGGATTTCGGATTTCTGCCGCTACGGTGACACGGAGGGGACAGACGGCAGCGGGAAGCCTGTGCGCAAGGAATGGTATGTCGAGCATGATTCCGGGGAGCTGATTGTCTGGGGCCATGATCCAAGACCATATCCTGCTGTGGTTAAGAATACGATTAACATTGATCAGGGGGCTGTCTTCGGAGGGGCATTGACTGCATACCGTTATCCGGAAGGGCAGTTTGTCAGTGTCAAGGCACAGCAGGACTATGCCGGAGATCCGGACAGCCCGCTGATCCGCTGGGAGCGCGGCCGGTTCGCCCCGCCTAACTTGCGGAAATTCGTGGAGGGCTATTCCGTCATGACGGAAGCTTATGGTGAACTCTCTGTCCGCGGAGAATTCGTGAAAGCGGCTATAGACACGGTGTCACATTTTACAGTTCCGCTTGAGGAATTGGTCTACATTCCGCCGACGATGAGTCCGCCGGCTGTTTCTGCAGATGAGGCTTATCTGGAGCATCCGCGCGAGGCTTTTGACTATTTCCGCGCCCAAGGCGTGCAGAAGATGATTGCTGAGAAAAAGCATATGGGCAGCCGGGCGGTGCTGCTGCTGTTCCGCGATGCCGGGGCTGCGGTATCCTATGTCGGACGCCCTACCCTGGGCACGATTTATACCCGGACAGGCCGCTCTTTCTTTGACAGCGCCACAGAAGCCGAGGTGCTCTCCAGGCTGAATGCCGATCTGCATGCTGCTGGTTATTTTGTCAAACACAGCACGGACCTGCTGCTGCTCGATGCCGAGATCATCCCGTGGAACCTGAAGGCGCGGGAGCTGATCGCGACCCAGTATGCCCATGTCGCGGAAGCTGCCCAGATGGACCGGGAGCATCTGTTGGAGAAGCTGAAGGAAGCGGAGCAGGCTGGCCGGGATGTATCCGGCTGGGTGCAGGAGATGGAAGAAAAGCTGAAGAATGCGCGGGTCTTCCGTGAGGCTTTTCAGAAATACTGCTGGGATGTCAGCGGACTGGAAGGGGTCAGGATTGCCCCGTTCCACACGCTTGCACACAGCGGGCAGAGTTATTTTGACCACAGCCATCTGTGGCATATGGAGCATAACCGCGAGCTGGCCGGCGTTTCGCCGCTGTTCATGGAGACGGAATACCGCATTATCAGCAGTGAAGCTGATGAGGCGGAGGTTATCCGCTGGTGGGAAGAAATGACTGAAGACGGCCATGAAGGGATCGTCATCAAGCCTGAGGTGTTCATCACCCGTAACGGCAAATCCATGATTCAGCCTGCAGTCAAAGTCCGGGGCCGCAAATATCTGCACATTATCTATGGCATGGATTACCTGCAGCCGGAACATCTGGCCAGGCTCAAGCAGCGCAAAACCGGTAAAAAAGAACGCCATGCCCTCATGGAATGTGCGCTCAGCGCCGAATCGGTGGAACGCTTCATCCGCAAGGAGCCGGTGGAGCGGGTGCATGAGTGTG